The sequence GCGGCAGACGCCTTTTGCTCCTCGCGTGCGCGCCGCCACCTCAACTATGGTTTAGGTGTGGACATCCACGAACTGACGCCGGGCGAGATGGCCGACCGCAGTGGGGTGGCCGTCTCGGCACTGCACTTCTACGAACGCGAGGGTCTGATCGCCAGCAGGCGTACGTCGGGCAACCAGCGCCGCTATGCGCGCGAAAGCTTGCGGCGGGTCGCGTTCATCCGCATGTCACAGCGGCTCGGCATCCCGCTTGCCCGGATTCGCGAGGCCCTGGCCACGCTGCCCACCGACCGCGTTCCGACCAGTAAAGACTGGGCCCGGCTCTCGGCAGGTTGGCGCCAGGACCTCGACGACCGCATCCTGCATCTGCAGCGGCTGCGCGACAATCTCACCGGCTGCATCGGCTGCGGCTGCCTGAGTCTGAAGACCTGCGCACTGTCCAATCCAGGCGACGTACTCGCCGGCCAGGGGCCCGGCGCGGTGCGGCTCTAAAAAATCGAACGCGTGTGCGATAAGCTGAAGCGCATGGAGGTGGCGCTGCAGAGCTCTCTCTTCGACCCCGCCCCCGAGCGCCGGCATCTCGGTGACGGCGCCTGGGTTGAGGTGCGGTCGGGCTGGGTGACCGACGCGGACTCGTTGTTCGACGAGCTAATGGACGCCATCCTTTGGCGCGCCGAGCGCAGGCAGATGTACGACCGCGTTCTCGACGTCCCCCGGCTCGTCAGCTTCCACCACCTGATCGACGAGCCGGTCCCCCATCCCGTGCTCAAGCAGATGCGCAGACGGCTCAACGACGCTTACGGCGGCGAACTCGGCGAACCGTTCACCACCGCGGGCCTGTGCCTCTACCGCAACGGCGACGACAGCGTGGCCTGGCACGGGGACAACATCGGCCGCAGCAGCATGCAGGACACCATGGTGGCTATCGTAAGTTTGGGTGCCACAAGGACATTCGCGTTGCGCCCGCGCGGAGGCGGTAAGTCGCTGCGGCTGCAGCACCACCACGGTGACCTGCTGGTGATGGGCGGCTCGTGCCAGCGCACCTGGGAGCATGCGATACCGAAGACGGTGAAACCTGTCGGGCCGCGGATCAGTATCCAGTTTCGGCCGCACGACGTGCGTTGAGCCTCAGGCTTTCACGGCGGACACGCCGGCGGCGAGCAGTGCACCCGCGCGCTTGGTGTCGACCGGGGCGACGGGCTTGTTCGGGACGACGAGCGGGTTGGCGGTGACGATGACCAGAAGCGATCCCAGCCGGGCGATGTAGTTGTACAGCTCACCGGTGCGCGGCTTTCCATCAACCGTCGTCTGGATCACCCGGTGGGAGCCCTGCGTGTCGGCGCCGTCGATCTTCGGCGCGTCGACGGTCTCGATAAGCCCGCGCATCACCGGGCCGGCGAAGCCCACTTTCTTGCAGTTCTCCGGCGGGCCGTTCACTGCGATCTTCTCCGAGGTCTCGACCGCGATGACGATGAACCTGTTGCCGTCGCCTTCGGCGGTGAGCGCCGCCATGTTTCCCTTAACGCCGGCGGGCAGAACCTGCTGGTTGGCGAACTTCGCGCAGTCGGCAGGATCAAATTTGATTTGCGCAGGGAGCTTTTGGGGCTCGACGATGCGAGGGTCGATTGCCGTCGGCGCGATGTCGGTGACCTTGAATGGCGCGGGGAAATCCGATCGAAGACTCTTGATATTGGCGATGTCGGCGCGGGACAGGTCGGGCTCTGCCGATTCGGCGGAGCCGCACGCGGCGAGCGCGCCGACGCATGCGATGCCGAGCACCGCCCTCAGGTTCAACATCGCCGCCAATGTACCCGCCGACACGGGCTCAGCCCCGTAACGCAGACACCGTTTTGACCAATAGATCGGCGGCGAATTCCCGGCCGAGCGGAGGGTTCGGCGACCCCGGATCGGTGACCACGGTGACGAACGCCAGGTAGTCCTCGAAATAGGCGCTGAACGTGTACGCCGCGGACGTCGTCTCGGTACCGCCTTCGACGAAGGTGTTGGCCCGCGTGTCGATGCCGACGGTGGTGGCATTCTCGATGGCGGGCGCCTCGATCAGATTGACGGTGCCCGTGGCGTTCCCCGACGCGATCGTCCACTGCCCACAATCGGCGACGATCGCCGGGTCCAGGGCGACCGGAGACGCGTGCGACCCGGTGACCGCGACGTGCACGATGCCGCCGGGCCCGGACCCCGACCATCCCTTCGTCGTCGCCTCGTCGGTGGGCGGGTCCGCCAGTACTCCACATTGCGGCGGGTCGGTGACCCATCCGGGCTTCAAGCCCCAGAACGCCGCAGGCGAGGCGGGCCCGCCGAGTTCCGCTATCTCGTACCCCGGCGGCAGCTGGCTGCGAACGCGGCTGATCCTTGCCGGGTTGACCTGCGCCTTGGCTGTGGACGTGGTGGTCGCCGAGGTCTGTGTGGACGTGTCCGGTTGGGCGCAGGCGTTGACGACGCAGAGCACCGCGAGAGCGTGGATGAGCCCGGTCCGGCACACGCCCGTTTGATACCACACGAGGCGATTTGAACCGATCGGCAACACTTTGCGTGTCTAAAGCGATCATTAAGTGGGTCGGACCTAAAGAAATATGGAGAACTGTCATGCGCACAGCAGCGTGGGGTATGGCAGGGGGGATCGTGGTGGCGGGCGTGGTGCTCGCGCCGACAATGACAGCAATGGCTGAGCCCATTCAACCGGGCGGCGCCTACGCGACTATCGGGCAGCTCGAAGCCGCGGGATACGACGTGAATGTGGACCGGGTGGGCAGCGCCCCGCTCGATCAGTGCATCGTGACCAGTGTGCGGAATCCGCAGGACATCACCCGGACAATCCGGGTCGATAACGGCCGCAAGGGCGACGAGCGAGACTTCGACTACGTGGAAGTCGTGGTGCGCCGGACGATCACCGTCTCGCTCAACTGCGACGCGCGTCCCTAAGCGGCGTCGTCCTGGCCTGCCGGTTCATTGGCGGCCGGTGTCTGCGATCCGGATGTAGTTCGCTGACCGGTCAAGGTATTGACGATGCGCGAGACCGGACCTTCACCCGGGCGGATTCCCAGGGGCCGGTGGCTGGAATCGGCCTTGAGCCCTTCACGCCACTTCTCCAACGGCAGCAACGGCTTGATGGCCTCCGAGGTTCCTGCCTTTGATGTGTCTGTGTCGTTGCCGAGCTCATCCGCGTCCGGCACGACGGTGAGCTTGTTCTCGGCACCGCCTTGGGGAGCCGCAGCCGTCTGCAGGGCACTCTGGTCGTCGTAGTCGCCGGCTCCCGTGGGGAGACCGATGTTGTCGTCGACTGGTTGGCCTGTGGTCTTGTCGTAAGCCTGGCCGCCGACACCGAAGGGCCGATAGACATCCGCCGTTCCTAGCGGCCGCAAGGTCGAGCCGGCTCCGGTGGCCTGCTGCACGGTGTCATCGATACCCACCGGGATGGCCCCGAGCATGTTGCCGACGAGATTTATCGGATTTCCGATCGGGCTCAGCTCGAACGGCACGTGCTCGCCCGGGCTCAGGTCGCGGCGGTACTTGTCCTCTATCCATACGCGTAGCAAGGCGTCTGGAAGCGCCAGGACCGGTCCCGGCACACCGGCCTGCTCGATAAGCATGAGCAGCGGCAGTCTCGGTGCGGTCACCATGTAGTACGTGGTGTCACCGTAGGTGTCTTGATAGATGACGTAGGGATCATTGGGGTCAGTGCCGCCCGGTGCGATTGACCTGTCTGGCATTAGACCGTGTAGGAGGCTGTAAGCCGCGATCGAATTCGCGAATGCCAGCGGATCAAGTCGAGCCGGAGCGTCGCCACCCAGGAAGTCGTATTGCTGCGCGACATCGACCGTCGGGAAGACGAGGTCGTCCTCTTCCGCTGGACTGCAAGGATCAGCGGTCGGACAACTGTTCTGTGTCGGCCCGTAGAACGGAATGCCGATTATCGGAATCGTTTGGCCCTCGAATCCACGTCCCAGGATGCCTCCGTTCGGCCGCATGGGATTGGAGACCAGCACGAACTCCGTCCCATCCAAGTTCTGATCGGGCGTGGGGTCATTGATCAAGTCGTTCTTGACGAGCGAGGCGATTACGGCGCTCTGTGAGTAGCCGAAGACAATGAAGTGTTCATTCGGACCAGGAAGCGGGGGCTCTCCAGCGGGGCTATCTACGTCAGGATCATTGTTGTAACCACAGTTGTTCGCGGTGTTGTCGATACACTGCCCTAAGTTCTGACGGCCGGCAGCAACGGAGTCTTCGAAGGTCGTCGTACCAAACGCGGGGAAGAACTCGGCCGGATAGGTCACGGCGTAGGTGTCGACGGACCCCGCCGGCACGGTGAGACCTGGCGCGATGAAGTTGTTCACCGCTTGCGCAAAGTAGCTGTTGACAAAGTCGTCCGTGTCGCCCGTCGGCGACAGCGGATGGTCCGTTCCGCCCATGATCAACGCCGTCGTGGCCAGTAGCTGAACGGCGGATGTGATCGCCGTCGACACCACAAGCGCCGGCACGGCGATCAGCGCCACCAGGACAACGACCAGCGAACGCGCAATCGCCTTCATTAGCGGAACTTCCCTTCCCCACTTCACCGAATCGCGCCCGCCCACTTTCAGCGACGACGCTAAGAAATCACTGCGAGTCCCCACCTCCCAGTACAAAAGCATTTTGCACCATATCTGAAGGAATTGATAGCTATACGGGCAAAGTTTTCTGAGTCTCGCGAAGCGGCTATCCATTGCGCGCAAACCGGCCGCTGCGCCACCTTGCGAGGCAAACCGATGTCGCACCCCGTCAGCTCCGGATGACGACCGGCGCACCTTCGCGGCGATTCTCCCTCCATCGGCGTTTTGCCGACCGTAGAGTCATGGCGCAGATTTCAACCGACACGGGAGACCCAATGAGAAAACTGAGGGCCGGCGGCATCGCGATTCTTGCCGTCGTACTCGGCCTCGGCCTGGCGAGCTGCAGCTCCGACGAAAAGAAGGATGACGCGGGCGGCTCAGCGCAGGCTTCGTCTTCGAAGGCGCCGAGCACCACAAAGGCGCCCTACTCCCCGACGATCCCCGAGTACATCAAGCAAAATGGCATCACCGAGGCGCCGGTGAAGAAAGGCGATCCGGGGTCACCCGACGTAATTCTTCCGTTCCCACCCGGTTGGGAAGACATAGGCCCCGGCACCCCCGCGTGGGCCTGGGGCGGGATCAAATTCACCGGCGACCCGGCGGTGGCCCAGAACCCGCCGACGATCATCGCGCTCCTCTCAAAGCTGACGGGCAATGTCGATCCGGCGAAGATCCTCGAGTTCGCCCCCGGTGAGATGAAGAACCTGCCCGGTTACGAAGGCGATGGTGTCGGCTCCGCCACCAAACTCAGCGGTTTCGACGCCTGGCAAATCGGCGGCACCTACATCAAGAACGGCGTCAAGCATGCTGTGGCGCAGAAAACGGTCGTCATCCCGGCACGTGACGGC is a genomic window of Mycobacterium sp. ITM-2016-00318 containing:
- the soxR gene encoding redox-sensitive transcriptional activator SoxR, translating into MDIHELTPGEMADRSGVAVSALHFYEREGLIASRRTSGNQRRYARESLRRVAFIRMSQRLGIPLARIREALATLPTDRVPTSKDWARLSAGWRQDLDDRILHLQRLRDNLTGCIGCGCLSLKTCALSNPGDVLAGQGPGAVRL
- a CDS encoding alpha-ketoglutarate-dependent dioxygenase AlkB, with the translated sequence MEVALQSSLFDPAPERRHLGDGAWVEVRSGWVTDADSLFDELMDAILWRAERRQMYDRVLDVPRLVSFHHLIDEPVPHPVLKQMRRRLNDAYGGELGEPFTTAGLCLYRNGDDSVAWHGDNIGRSSMQDTMVAIVSLGATRTFALRPRGGGKSLRLQHHHGDLLVMGGSCQRTWEHAIPKTVKPVGPRISIQFRPHDVR
- a CDS encoding DUF5642 family protein — encoded protein: MLNLRAVLGIACVGALAACGSAESAEPDLSRADIANIKSLRSDFPAPFKVTDIAPTAIDPRIVEPQKLPAQIKFDPADCAKFANQQVLPAGVKGNMAALTAEGDGNRFIVIAVETSEKIAVNGPPENCKKVGFAGPVMRGLIETVDAPKIDGADTQGSHRVIQTTVDGKPRTGELYNYIARLGSLLVIVTANPLVVPNKPVAPVDTKRAGALLAAGVSAVKA
- a CDS encoding DUF5642 family protein; protein product: MWYQTGVCRTGLIHALAVLCVVNACAQPDTSTQTSATTTSTAKAQVNPARISRVRSQLPPGYEIAELGGPASPAAFWGLKPGWVTDPPQCGVLADPPTDEATTKGWSGSGPGGIVHVAVTGSHASPVALDPAIVADCGQWTIASGNATGTVNLIEAPAIENATTVGIDTRANTFVEGGTETTSAAYTFSAYFEDYLAFVTVVTDPGSPNPPLGREFAADLLVKTVSALRG
- a CDS encoding PE-PPE domain-containing protein; the encoded protein is MKAIARSLVVVLVALIAVPALVVSTAITSAVQLLATTALIMGGTDHPLSPTGDTDDFVNSYFAQAVNNFIAPGLTVPAGSVDTYAVTYPAEFFPAFGTTTFEDSVAAGRQNLGQCIDNTANNCGYNNDPDVDSPAGEPPLPGPNEHFIVFGYSQSAVIASLVKNDLINDPTPDQNLDGTEFVLVSNPMRPNGGILGRGFEGQTIPIIGIPFYGPTQNSCPTADPCSPAEEDDLVFPTVDVAQQYDFLGGDAPARLDPLAFANSIAAYSLLHGLMPDRSIAPGGTDPNDPYVIYQDTYGDTTYYMVTAPRLPLLMLIEQAGVPGPVLALPDALLRVWIEDKYRRDLSPGEHVPFELSPIGNPINLVGNMLGAIPVGIDDTVQQATGAGSTLRPLGTADVYRPFGVGGQAYDKTTGQPVDDNIGLPTGAGDYDDQSALQTAAAPQGGAENKLTVVPDADELGNDTDTSKAGTSEAIKPLLPLEKWREGLKADSSHRPLGIRPGEGPVSRIVNTLTGQRTTSGSQTPAANEPAGQDDAA
- a CDS encoding LpqN/LpqT family lipoprotein, which translates into the protein MAQISTDTGDPMRKLRAGGIAILAVVLGLGLASCSSDEKKDDAGGSAQASSSKAPSTTKAPYSPTIPEYIKQNGITEAPVKKGDPGSPDVILPFPPGWEDIGPGTPAWAWGGIKFTGDPAVAQNPPTIIALLSKLTGNVDPAKILEFAPGEMKNLPGYEGDGVGSATKLSGFDAWQIGGTYIKNGVKHAVAQKTVVIPARDGVFVLQLNADGTEDQMGVLADATNIIDEQTKITPAP